AGATTTAAatgaaagaatatataaatgatgTGATTCTTGTTAATTAAGCAGTCAACAAGAATCCAAATTACGGTAACGGATTTTTCtttgaccaaaataataaaaaataaacaatacaaaGATTTCTATGCACATTAAGTTTTGGTtggtgtgtgtatatatatgtaaaccaaAATATTCAGTAAGATGAGAAAAGCTGAGACGGCAGAGAAAGTGGTGTGGCGGCTAGCTAATGTACTCCTTCGCCTGGAGCAACTACAGCTCGAGCATTCAACAGAGGTTGAAGAGCTTTGACAACAATACTCATATTCGGCCTAAAATCCGCTTCATATTGCACACACAACGCAGCAACCGCGGCTAACTGCGTTTTCAACATCACCACACACTTGATGTTAAAGAAGAATGCATTCTAAAACGTTACCGCAATTTGATATCATGAATAAGTTTGGttcgtttttttaaaatatacctTAGCAACAGCTTTTGGAGGGTAATCGCCACCAAGTCTTGCATCAACGCATTGTTTAACCTTGTCTTCGCTCAGTTTAGGTGTAGCCTGATACATATAAGTAACAGTTTACATAATCTTGCTACACGAGGATAATTAAAAAGATGTGTAAGATTAAGAGAAATAAGTACCCATGTGACTAAACTCTGTTGGCCTCTAGGTAATCTATGATCAACAGGCTTTCGGCCTGTAAGAAGTTCTAGTAAGACAACCCCGAAGCTGTAGACATCACTCTTGGCATTTAGTTGTCCGGTCATTGCATATCTGTAAAGAACAGGGAAGAGCATTTGTTGAGACTTGGTAGCTAGCTCATCACACAATATATGTTTTGACAAGAAACTCCCACCAAACTTACTCAGGGGCATGATAACCGAAAGTTCCAAGAACACGGGTGGAATGAAGGCGAGCTGCCATATCAGGAGCTTGATTAGAGAGATCAAAGTCAGCAATTTTGGCAACATCTTCTTCAAAGAGCAGGACATTGCTGGATTTAATGTCGCGGTGAATGATGTGAGGGTTTGCTTTTTCATGCAAATACTCAAGCCCTCTTGCAGCTCCAACTGCAATTTTCACTCGTTGATACCAAGACAAGACAGGGCCTGGCTGTGCTCCCTTCACACCTTTTCTCCCTGAGGAATCATCGTAAGATGTTAAAGTTAAGTAATCCCCACACGAACATTGGTCCTAGAAGTGGGTGTGTGGACAAGTTAGTGATTAAGCAAAACTGTACCATGAAGAATATCATGAAGAGATCCATTTTTGGCAAACTCATAAGCAAGTATCCGTGAATTCCCGTCAACACAGTAGCCAAGAAGTTGAACAAAGTTATCATGTTTCAGCCTAGAAACCATGGAAACCTGCACAAGCAGTTCAAATTTCCCAACTTCAGTTccaaaattcagaaaacaaGAATAGCTTAGTAAATCCAGTAAACTAACTTATCAAACCTGGGCAAGGAACTCATTGTCAGGCTGTTTGTTAGAATCCAACTTTTTAATAGCTGCAGGCTGATCATTGTTCAAAACTCCATAATATACTCTTCCAAAGGAACCTTCACCGATGAGAGAAGTGGAACCAAAGTCATTTGTTGATTCCTTGAGTTCACTAACAGGGATAGTAGGTACTTCAATAGGCTGCACCTTCACAATTGGAGCGCCCTTTTGTGCAGTTTCAGAGGCTGCATCATTTCCTGCACACCAAaaccaaagctttttttttttaataaagagacCAATCTCACATGATCATAAACAGGGAAACCAAAACAAGGGGACTTGATACTGAActgaaagttttgatttttgctaagtaagatccaattttttttttatatggaaggaagtaaaaaaaacagaaagagaaaTTACACCTGGAAAGTGTTTGGCAGTGTTGTGGTGGCCACCATAATCAGCAGCTTTATGCATATCATCTTCCTCGCAACAGCCGAAACAACTCataataatttctataaaaatcTGCAGCTATTTGGAATTGACACACATTTAAAAGAGAATTAAGTTATGTATGTGAAAACAGCACACAAGTAAAACAGCTTAAAAGCCCCCCCTAGCAGCATCTTCCAGAAACGAAATTAGCCATAAGTCAACAAGAAGtagtaaatcataaaatatggCTACTACATTAACCACATTagcaaaaacccaaaaatctgGTGAAATCATCACTACTAATATAGTTCAGATGATGAAATCTAGAACAGAACAACGGAAATCAAAATAatctgaaagaaagaaacaagaaaaaaaggttaTACCTTGCGGCGATAATTCAAGTACAGAAGACGAATCAGTAAGAGTGAAAAGGAGGAAATGTGAGAGAGAggttatgaagaagaagaagagaattatGTGAAACCAGCGAAGAAGAGAACGAACAGTGAGACAAATCTTTTGAGCTCTTTAACGCAATTATAGGGGAGAGAttacatttataattaaaagaggtGGTGGAATAAAGTAGAGAGGATTAGCTCTCCCAACTTTTGACTGGGAAGGGAGTTTCAACGCTGTCACTTTGACACCGTGTCATTACAAAACACCGTTttagataattattattaatgacAAGAACCTAAACCCAACGACCAGATTGCCacgtcatttttatttttatttataaagtcgAATGAAATTGGAGAATAATAAAATTCCGGAATTATCGTCTgataaagatataaaaaaaagcaaCGGCGTGAATTGCGCCGCCGGCCGTCTTTCATCGACCCGTTTTATCTTCCCGTTGGTGGTAGTTGGaattatttcagtttttttttttttttttttttgattgatagCTACTAATTTTGCATTATAAAAAACATACAGTATATGATACGAGATATAATAATTGCAAAtcatttttcagtttctttatagtatttttctgttaattatgagaaattacctataataaatacataaaaattgtCTTATTACTACTATAATAGTACATTTGAAATCAGTTTTACTAACAATAcatcaaattttgaatattacTTAAAAGCCAGtacttttgtgtttatttatagtttgtgccattttcttattaaatttggttggaaaaaaaaacaagattaattttttctaattaatttatattaacagaAAATAAAGTGGGTCCAAATGTTGTGGAAGGATCATTAGATGTCCACCCTTCATGTATCAAGAAGACGCCATACTCTGAAAATACTGACAAGGTTTATCAACAAGAACAGAGTCTCCATCACATATGAGCATCAAAGAATATCATCCATTGCTTTGGTTCGGAAGTGAATAATGGTGTAATTCATGTAGCAGTTATTGACGATGcatatcaataaattaaaattgcaACAATAACTGCATATCAATAACTGCAACaattaaaaaagagaacaaattaataaagagattaaatatattaacaaattaacaaatcaacaaattaaaattacgtaattaacaaattaaaatcacataattctcataaatataaaagagaacaaattaaaaaagaaatccaaGTAAATATTGAAACGGCTAATCATTCATTATAAGGTTCAAGAAAGATGTTAGAATATCATTTGATTAAGTGTTGAGATAATGTAATcagcaacaaagaaaaaagaacaccATGATTCGCTCTCGAACAAAATATGAACATGATTATTTGGAGTCCATATTTGGAGTCGTTGTCGTGCATGTGAACAAAATATGGGCATGATTATTTTAGTGCAATGATTATTGTCTATTTATTCGGTTCCTAATTCAATTCAGTATATATATCTCACACTGACATAGTACAACCAAATAATTTATTATCAGCGTCATTCatggttatgaaaaaaaaacgtgggataatataaatatactttAAGGATGAGGATTAAGAAACGGGAATTAGATCCATTGAGATTCTAAAGCTAACCAAAGACGAGGAACACGGAAGACGTGGCGCATTGGATTCTTTCgttatactagtattttttttatcatgtgaCTGGTCGGTCTCTCTCTTGCACTAACAAAATTCGATTACATTATatacatttgtttgtttgtttaatatcCCACCTTATTAAATtaacacaacaaaaagaaaatgcagtaatttttataattaaaaaatagttgaaaatgggatagtaataataatagtaagtGGGCCAAATAGTGAGAGTGGGCCAAGAAAGCCCAGACCATAATGACGACATTGGAGACCGAAAGGTTGAcccaatgttttgttttggttatgagTCAAAAAGTCAAAGGCGCGTTTACAaatacacaacacaacacaacaccacCGACACTTTCTTTGTCAACTAGTAGTAGCGATCACTGCGGTCGTTCACTAGTCGCGGAAACACccgttttttctctctctctctctcttagctGAGTACTGGCAGCCTCATCGTAGATCACAACACAGACAATcaaaaccctctctctctctaagtcCCGTGTACCGCGAAACAGGGGATTATGGACTACCGTGAGTGAGGGGGGGGAAATTGTTTGTAGGGTAAGTTTAGTAAGTACACTGCTTCACATggccaaagagagagagatagacaaAAGTctcaattttaatattattttatttaatcagTGTAGAACTGGTCCCCACcaccactattttttttttgtttttttttgtttttccttacaattaaatttttatgtaCTAAattggttctctctctctctctctctctctctcctacgtctttttgtttggtttcttctctctctctctcactctttctttctctccccTAACTTTTCTNGTCCAATAGCTCCTCTTCTTGCTCTGATGAAGGGAACAACAGTGAGTTAATGGTGCGAAGTACAAGAGAAGTTGAGAAGAAAAGGAGAGCTGTTGCCATAGAAGGAGACCATAATGGTGGTGGTAAAGGTCTTACTTTGAAGCTTGGAGACAATGGTTGTGATCTTAATGGTGAAAGAGAAGGGAGTTGTGCTGCTAAGAAGACTAAattcggaggaggaggagcaggaGGTGTGACTAATCGTGCTGCTTGTCAGGTGGAAAACTGTGAAGCTGATCTTAGTAGAGTTAAGGATTATCATAGACGTCATAAGGTGTGTGAGATGCATTCTAAGGCTACTAGTGCTATTGTCGGAGGTATCATGCAGCGGTTTTGTCAGCAATGTAGTAGGTATGCGTGTCTTTCTAAACCTCTAGAAACCTGATGTGataattaaacaataaataaatgaatcaactttgtttctttctatcttTCAGGTTCCATGTTCTTCAGGAGTTTGATGAAGGAAAGAGAAGTTGTCGTAGACGTTTGGCTGGGCATAATAAACGTAGGAGGAAAACAAATCCTGAACCTGGCGCCAACGGCAATCCTAGTGATGATCAGTCAAGCAATTATCTCTTGATTAGTCTTTTGAAGATACTCTCCAATATGCATAGTATGGTGTTTACTCTGATACCTACCTAGATTAGTCTTTGAAGTGTTTTGTATCAGCTGCTAAATTTCTATACCTTGCAGCTACTCGATCTGACCATACCGGTGATCAAGATTTGATGTCTCATCTTCTGAAGAGCCTTGTAAGCCATGCTGGTGAACAATTAGGGAAAAACTTAGTTGAACTTCTTCTGCAAGGAGGATCTCAAGGTTCCTTAAATATTGGAAACTCGGGTTTACTTGCAATTGAGGGAGCTCCTCAAGAGGATTCAAAGCAACTTTCAGTAAACGTACCTGAAATTCCTCGGCAAGAATTGTATGCAAATGGGACAGCTACCGAGAACAGATcagaaaaacaagtcaagatgaatgattttgatttgaatgaTATCTATATAGATTCAGATGATACAGATATTGAAAGATCTCCTCCTCCTACGAATCCAGCAACCAGTTCTCTTGATTATCCTTCGTGGATACATCAGTCTAGTCCACCTCAGACAAGTAGGAATTCAGATTCAGCATCTGACCAGTCACCGTCAAGTTCCAGTGAAGATGCTCAGGTATATATCTCTTACCTCATCCATTATTTNNNNNNNNNNNNNNNNNNNNNNNNNNNNNNNNNNNNNNNNNNNNNNNNNNNNNNNNNNNNNNNNNNNNNNNNNNNNNNNNNNNNNNNNNNNNNNNNNNNNNNNNNNNNNNNNNNNNNNNNNNNNNNNNNNNNNNNNNNNNNNNNNNNNNNNNNNNNNNNNNNNNNNNNNNNNNNNNNNNNNNNNNNNNNNNNNNNNNNNNNNNNNNNNNNNNNNNNNNNNNNNNNNNNNNNNNNNNNNNNNNNNNNNNNNNNNNNNNNNNNNNNNNNNNNNNNNNNNNNNNNNNNNNNNNNNNNNNNNNNNNNNNNNNNNNNNNNNNNNNNNNNNNNNNNNNNNNNNNNNNNNNNNNNNNNNNNNNNNNNNNNNNNNNNNNNNNNNNNNNNNNNNNNNNNNNNNNNNNNNNNNNNNNNNNNNNNNNNNNNNNNNNNNNNNNNNNNNNNNNNNNNNNNNNNNNNNNNNNNNNNNNNNNNNNNNNNNNNNNNNNNNNNNNNNNNNNNNNNNNNNNNNNNNNNNNNNNNNNNNNNNNNNNNNNNNNNNNNNNNNNNNNNNNNNNNNNNNNNNNNNNNNNNNNNNNNNNNNNNNNNNNNNNNNNNNNNNNNNNNNNNNNNNNNNNNNNNNNNNNNNNNNNNNNNNNNNNNNNNNNNNNNNNNNNNNNNNNNNNNNNNNNNNNNNNNNNNNNNNNNNNNNNNNNNNNNNNNNNNNNNNNNNNNNNNNNNNNNNNNNNNNNNNNNNNNNNNNNNNNNNNNNNNNNNNNNNNNNNNNNNNNNNNNNNNNNNNNNNNNNNNNNNNNNNNNNNNNNNNNNNNNNNNNNNNNNNNNNNNNNNNNNNNNNNNNNNNNNNNNNNNNNNNNNNNNNNNNNNNNNNNNNNNNNNNNNNNNNNNNNNNNNNNNNNNNNNNNNNNNNNNNNNNNNNNNNNNNNNNNNNNNNNNNNNNNNNNNNNNNNNNNNNNNNNNNNNNNNNNNNNNNNNNNNNNNNNNNNNNNNNNNNNNNNNNNNNNNNNNNNNNNNNNNNNNNNNNNNNNNNNNNNNNNNNNNNNNNNNNNNNNNNNNNNNNNNNNNNNNNNNNNNNNNNNNNNNNNNNNNNNNNNNNNNNNNNNNNNNNNNNNNNNNNNNNNNNNNNNNNNNNNNNNNNNNNNNNNNNNNNNNNNNNNNNNNNNNNNNNNNNNNNNNNNNNNNNNNNNNNNNNNNNNNNNNNNNNNNNNNNNNNNNNNNNNNNNNNNNNNNNNNNNNNNNNNNNNNNNNNNNNNNNNNNNNNNNNNNNNNNNNNNNNNNNNNNNNNNNNNNNNNNNNNNNNNNNNNNNNNNNNNNNNNNNNNNNNNNNNNNNNNNNNNNNNNNNNNNNNNNNNNNNNNNNNNNNNNNNNNNNNNNNNNNNNNNNNNNNNNNNNNNNNNNNNNNNNNNNNNNNNNNNNNNNNNNNNNNNNNNNNNNNNNNNNNNNNNNNNNNNNNNNNNNNNNNNNNNNNNNNNNNNNNNNNNNNNNNNNNNNNNNNNNNNNNNNNNNNNNNNNNNNNNNNNNNNNNNNNN
The sequence above is drawn from the Camelina sativa cultivar DH55 chromosome 4, Cs, whole genome shotgun sequence genome and encodes:
- the LOC104783294 gene encoding probable receptor-like protein kinase At2g47060 isoform X2; the protein is MISLQLLKSWILTNSLTMSSLPRLKHDNFVQLLGYCVDGNSRILAYEFAKNGSLHDILHGRKGVKGAQPGPVLSWYQRVKIAVGAARGLEYLHEKANPHIIHRDIKSSNVLLFEEDVAKIADFDLSNQAPDMAARLHSTRVLGTFGYHAPEYAMTGQLNAKSDVYSFGVVLLELLTGRKPVDHRLPRGQQSLVTWATPKLSEDKVKQCVDARLGGDYPPKAVAKLAAVAALCVQYEADFRPNMSIVVKALQPLLNARAVVAPGEGVH
- the LOC104783294 gene encoding probable receptor-like protein kinase At2g47060 isoform X1; amino-acid sequence: MSCFGCCEEDDMHKAADYGGHHNTAKHFPGNDAASETAQKGAPIVKVQPIEVPTIPVSELKESTNDFGSTSLIGEGSFGRVYYGVLNNDQPAAIKKLDSNKQPDNEFLAQVSMVSRLKHDNFVQLLGYCVDGNSRILAYEFAKNGSLHDILHGRKGVKGAQPGPVLSWYQRVKIAVGAARGLEYLHEKANPHIIHRDIKSSNVLLFEEDVAKIADFDLSNQAPDMAARLHSTRVLGTFGYHAPEYAMTGQLNAKSDVYSFGVVLLELLTGRKPVDHRLPRGQQSLVTWATPKLSEDKVKQCVDARLGGDYPPKAVAKLAAVAALCVQYEADFRPNMSIVVKALQPLLNARAVVAPGEGVH